The following are from one region of the Falco biarmicus isolate bFalBia1 chromosome 1, bFalBia1.pri, whole genome shotgun sequence genome:
- the PPP1R3B gene encoding protein phosphatase 1 regulatory subunit 3B isoform X2 encodes MAVDVAMQLYLCSSPLRREKCACKIAPKPSKPLRPCIQLSSKTTLNGPEEAANTFTHNKVKKRVSFADSRGFALTMVKVFSEFDDPLDIPFNITELIDNIVGLTTVERDSFVLDFVQPSVDYLDFRNRLQADCVCLENCMLKERSIVGTVKVKNLAFEKTVKIRMTFDTWKNFVDHPCQYVKDTYGGSDRDTFSFDISLPEGIQSHERVEFAISFECNGKVYWDSNRGTNYRIVRSELKSAQEAVSPPQGPDFGSAFDQFGSPRCSYGLIPEWPSYSGYEKLGPYY; translated from the coding sequence ATGGCTGTGGATGTAGCAATGCAGTTATACCTGTGCTCCTCACCCCTGCGAAGAGAGAAGTGTGCCTGCAAAATTGCTCCAAAGCCAAGCAAGCCACTGCGGCCCTGCATCCAGCTGAGTAGCAAGACTACACTGAATGGACCAGAAGAGGCAGCAAACACCTTCACACACAACAAAGTGAAGAAGAGGGTGTCCTTTGCAGATAGCAGAGGCTTTGCTCTGACAATGGTGAAGGTGTTCTCGGAGTTTGATGACCCGCTAGATATTCCTTTCAACATCACTGAGCTGATAGACAACATCGTGGGTCTGACAACAGTGGAGAGGGACAGCTTTGTCCTGGATTTTGTTCAGCCCTCTGTGGACTACCTGGACTTCAGAAACCGCCTCCAGGCAGACTGCGTCTGCCTCGAAAACTGTATGCTGAAGGAGCGATCCATTGTGGGAACAGTGAAGGTGAAGAACCTTGCTTTTGAAAAGACTGTGAAGATCAGGATGACGTTTGACACCTGGAAAAACTTTGTGGATCACCCATGCCAGTATGTCAAGGATACGTATGGAGGGTCAGATCGGGACACATTTTCCTTTGACATCAGCTTGCCTGAGGGAATTCAATCCCATGAAAGAGTAGAGTTTGCCATCTCCTTTGAGTGCAATGGAAAGGTGTACTGGGACAGCAACAGGGGCACAAATTACAGGATTGTACGTTCAGAACTGAAATCTGCCCAGGAAGCTGTCAGCCCCCCACAGGGCCCTGACTTTGGCAGTGCTTTTGACCAGTTTGGGAGCCCTCGATGCTCCTACGGCCTCATTCCTGAGTGGCCCAGCTATTCTGGCTACGAGAAGCTAGGGCCTTACTATTGA
- the PPP1R3B gene encoding protein phosphatase 1 regulatory subunit 3B isoform X1 — translation MQCARVLDYFPHKQAMAVDVAMQLYLCSSPLRREKCACKIAPKPSKPLRPCIQLSSKTTLNGPEEAANTFTHNKVKKRVSFADSRGFALTMVKVFSEFDDPLDIPFNITELIDNIVGLTTVERDSFVLDFVQPSVDYLDFRNRLQADCVCLENCMLKERSIVGTVKVKNLAFEKTVKIRMTFDTWKNFVDHPCQYVKDTYGGSDRDTFSFDISLPEGIQSHERVEFAISFECNGKVYWDSNRGTNYRIVRSELKSAQEAVSPPQGPDFGSAFDQFGSPRCSYGLIPEWPSYSGYEKLGPYY, via the exons ATGCAGTGCGCCAG AGTACTAGACTATTTTCCTCACAAACAAGCAATGGCTGTGGATGTAGCAATGCAGTTATACCTGTGCTCCTCACCCCTGCGAAGAGAGAAGTGTGCCTGCAAAATTGCTCCAAAGCCAAGCAAGCCACTGCGGCCCTGCATCCAGCTGAGTAGCAAGACTACACTGAATGGACCAGAAGAGGCAGCAAACACCTTCACACACAACAAAGTGAAGAAGAGGGTGTCCTTTGCAGATAGCAGAGGCTTTGCTCTGACAATGGTGAAGGTGTTCTCGGAGTTTGATGACCCGCTAGATATTCCTTTCAACATCACTGAGCTGATAGACAACATCGTGGGTCTGACAACAGTGGAGAGGGACAGCTTTGTCCTGGATTTTGTTCAGCCCTCTGTGGACTACCTGGACTTCAGAAACCGCCTCCAGGCAGACTGCGTCTGCCTCGAAAACTGTATGCTGAAGGAGCGATCCATTGTGGGAACAGTGAAGGTGAAGAACCTTGCTTTTGAAAAGACTGTGAAGATCAGGATGACGTTTGACACCTGGAAAAACTTTGTGGATCACCCATGCCAGTATGTCAAGGATACGTATGGAGGGTCAGATCGGGACACATTTTCCTTTGACATCAGCTTGCCTGAGGGAATTCAATCCCATGAAAGAGTAGAGTTTGCCATCTCCTTTGAGTGCAATGGAAAGGTGTACTGGGACAGCAACAGGGGCACAAATTACAGGATTGTACGTTCAGAACTGAAATCTGCCCAGGAAGCTGTCAGCCCCCCACAGGGCCCTGACTTTGGCAGTGCTTTTGACCAGTTTGGGAGCCCTCGATGCTCCTACGGCCTCATTCCTGAGTGGCCCAGCTATTCTGGCTACGAGAAGCTAGGGCCTTACTATTGA